Within Equus przewalskii isolate Varuska chromosome 9, EquPr2, whole genome shotgun sequence, the genomic segment CTAGGGGCTAGGGCTGTGGttctctgcagttttttaaaaatttaaacttaaatttttatagcagtaacattggattataacattatataactttcagatgtacatcataatatatttcaaattctgtgtagatttcatcatgttcaccacccaaagactgattacaatccatcaccacaaacatgtgtCTGCAATCACCcgttctccctcctcccttcccccttcccctctggtaaccaccagtccaatctctgttgctatgtgtttgtttgtcgttgtttttatcttctacttatgagtaagatcatatggtatttgactttctccctctgacttatttcactcagcataataccatcaaggtctatccatgttgtcacaaatgggtggatttcatcatttcttatggctgagtagtatcccgttgtgtatatataccacaccttctttatccattggtcccttggtgggcacctagattgcttccaagtcttggctattgtgaataatgctgcaatgaacataggggtgcatgtgtctgtatgcatttgtgttttcaagttctttggataaataccgagCAGTGaggtagctggatcatatggtagatctattcttaattttctgaggaaactccatactgctttccatagtggctgcaccagtttgcactccaaccagcagtgtacaagggttcccttctctccacagcctctccaacactggttatttcctgtcttgttaattacagccattctgactggagtgaggtgatacctcattgtagttttgatttgcatttccctgacagctaatgatgttgaacatgttttcatgtacctcttggccatcatatgtcttctttggagaaatctctgttcagatcttttgcccgttttttaattgggttgttgggttttttgttgttgagattgTTCCCTGCAGTACTAAGAAAATGACATTCTTTGTGTTCCCTCCACAAAAGAAGGGGTGTGAAAGGATATCCCCCATCAGAAACCATCGATAGTCTGAAATGCACGGtgtcttttaattccttttctctgTCGGCTTCTCCTCTCTGATAACTCTCTTACTCTGTCCCAACCGttacttcaacaaataattactgacCATGTACTATGTACCAGACGCGAGCCACGTAGCCTCGAGCAGACGACCTAAcctcggtttcctcttctgtggaaTGGGGATGTTAGTAATGTCTAGGTCCCGGCGTTGTTGGGAATTTGATGAGTTATGTGTGAAGCCCTCAGAGACTGGAAAACAGTAAACATTATACAAATGTTTGCCCTTATGATGATGATGCACAAGACAGACGTCTCTGCACCTGCCCATTTCTCACATACTTAATTATAACCCAAGTGCTACTAAGGAAAGTTACACAGATTTTGCGAGTTTGTAACAGGAGGACTTAGTGAAGGGAGAAAGGCGGGGATTGAGGAAGCGTCTCCTGAGTGAGCTGAGCCCTGAAGGCCACGTGGGTGACATGTGAAGGACGAATAGGGGATGGGAGAGGTGTTCTGCGCAGAGGAAACAGctcatgcaaaggccctgaggaggggaAGCAGGGCCAGTTTTCGAAGCCCTAAGACGACCAATGTTTTGCTATTAGACTCAAGTATAAGATGATGATGCGGAATAGGTAGAGATTTAGCTTAAATTTTGTGGTGACCGTTGTGTAAATATTCCCTCACTTTCTCCCTGGTCTTTCTAAACACCGGGATCTGCATCCCCAGAGACACTTGTGTCAGCTCACTGGAGACTCTCCATTAAATGCCATCGTGACTCCTCCTGTGCAGTCTGAAGGACCCTCTTAACTGAGGCTGCAGAGATCTTTGTAGCTGAAGCACTTTTCTCACTAGGTGAAAGGGCggctagcacagggcctggtttGCAATAAGTGGGTGGAAACTGAGGGGACCCCGAAGCTGCTCCACGGAGCCTGTGTGTGTCCCCCTTCGTTTCTCGGTGTGTCCACCTTCAGCCTCCACCTGGCTGCCCCACGGCGCCCCGGGGTCTCCATGGCCCTGTCTCGCCCTCCCCGCCGTTCcccacgccccctccccacctccctgggtCCTGACTGCACCACGGGGACCCAGGTCTCCCAAGACCTGCACCCCTTGCGCTGGCctgctccctgtctctctctgggtCCTGGCCGCCCCACAGTATTCGGAAGGAGGGGTCTCCGTGGCCGAGTCACCCACTCGGTGCACACCACTCGCCACGCCTCCTCCCCTTGCCCCCGGGTCTCCCCGACCAACAGCACCCACCTCCTCGCCCCCGCCTGACCtgctcccatctctctccccacccaggccACAACGCCGACGACATGGCGGAGACCGTGCTCATGAACTTCCTGCGGGGCGACGCGGCGCGGCTGGCCCGGGGCGGGGGCCTGGGCTCGCCGGGCGAGGGGGGCGCCCTGCCGCGCTGCCGCCCGCTGCAGCTGGCCTCGCAGAAGGAGGTGGTGCTGTACGCGCACTTCCGCCGCCTCGACTACTTCTCCGAGGAGTGCGTCTACGCGCCCGAGGCCTTCCGCGGCCACGCGCGCCACCTGCTCAAGCTGCTGGAGGCGGCGCGGCCGTCGGCGGTGCTGGACCTCGTGCACTCGGCCGAGCGCCTGGCGCTGGCCCCGGCCGCGCGGCCCCCGGCCCCCGGCGCCTGCTCCCGCTGCGGGGCGCTGGCCAGCCGCGCGCTCTGCCAGGCCTGCGCGCTCCTGGACGGCCTCAACCGCGGCCGGCCGCGCCTGGCCATCGGCAAGGGCCGCCGGGGGCTGGACGAGGCGGGGCCGCCGCGGGACGGGGAGCCGGAGCGGGCCCCTGCCCCGGACGCCGTGCCTGCCTTCTAGGGACTCGGGTTCTCGGCCGGGATGCGCCGCCCCGGAGCGCGGGGCTGCCTGTGAATGACACTGTGAATAAACTCGGTTACCTTCTCCCGCCGGGAGCTTCGGtttgaggtggggtgggggtgggggagcgggaGACAGAACGGGTGACCTGTGACCCTACAGaagctgggggcctggactcccgggtctaagggaggaggggctgggggcccggacccctgggtctgagggaggagaggcccagggcctggactcctgggtctgagagaggaggggctgggtgctggactcctgggtctgagggaggaggggctggtggcctggactcctgggtctgagggaggaggggctgggtgctggactcctgggtctgagggaggaggggctggtggcctggactcctgggtctgagagAGGAAGGGCCTGGGGACCTGAACTCCTGGGtctcagggaggaggggctgtgggcacGAACTCCcgagtctgagggaggagggggctgggggcccagacTCCTGGGTCTCCGAGGCAGGTAGTGAACAGGTTTCCATTTCTGAGTCAGGGGCAATTCGGAGGCTGCTGCCCCGTTCCTCCGCTGGTTCTGGGCATGCGCAGACAGCCCCAACCCACCCCGAGCATCTACCATGTGGATGCTCAGACCAGATGGGCCCTCGTCATGTGCAGTAATCGTGGTGCTTCTCTTCCAGGGCTGCGCATCCTGCGGGCGCTGCGCCGTCTTATTTCATCGCACCGTGATCTCTTTGGTTGTAGCCTGAGACCCCGGTAATTGGCCTGAGTCACCTAGCTGGAGAGGGACCGAACTGGGGTCTCACACCCAGGTCTGCCTGTGTCTTCAAGACTCTGGAATCGTGTCCCAGCCTCACCTGAATCTCCTCCAGTGTCTCTGTGTGATGGGTGAGGGGCAGCTGGGTGGGCTCCCCACACCTCAGATTCTGGAGGCCGAGCTAGGTGAGTCTGGGTCGGTGACTAAGCTCTCTGGTCTtccgtttcctcctctgaaaatggAATCAAAGCCCCCCATCAAAGCAGTCTCTTGAGGATTTGATAACgcgctcaataaatggtggccgACTGGGTTGTCATGCTAAGGTTTGGCCACCAGGGGGCTCTGGGTTTCAGAGTTGCTGTCCTGCCAGTCCAGACAGGTGTAGGGCCCAGAAGCTTCTAGCTTGACCCCTGGGGAAACTTGTCTTCTCAGTCCCACCTCCAAGCTTTGCTGGGCTGGTGGCTTGTCAGGAATGCCCTGCGGTCCCATCTTCCTGCTCAAATCCTCCAGGGTCCTCCTAGAAGCCTCACTGATTCTCTCCACCCACTCCACCTATCCCAGGACAAAGGACTCTCCCAAACCCCAGCCCTGGGTCATGCCCTCCTGTGTGGCCATCCACACTCTTCTGGGCCGTGTTCTCCCTAATAGGACTGAGCTTTGAGGCCAGAGACCAGATCTCCCTCCCTACCAGATAACACagcatcactcattcatttattgagcccctaatGTGTGCAGGGCCTTTCCAGACAttggtggggggaaaaaaaagacaaaacctctCATTCATGGAGCGTACAGTCTTCTGGGAGAGAGGCAGTAGATGAGGAAATATATAATATGAGGTCTGATGATGAGTGCTGTAAATAAAGCAACCTAAGGGGAAAGGCTGTGAAGAGGTGCTGTTTTAGTTTGGGGGGTCAGGGCAGAAGGTAACTTTTGGACACAGACCAAAACAAAGCAAGGGAGATTTCTAACCATGTTGGAGTATCTCATGTCAGAACAACATTGCCACTGAGAGcaactgggaaaacaaaaaaatacaaatagacaCACAAAATCTATTTGAAGATATCAAAGAGCTACCAAGGCTGGattccaggaagaagagaagctcATTACACTGAGGGGGCCAGAAGGTTAAGGAAGTGAGTGGAAAGCAGAGGCTAAGAGGCTGGGACTCTGAGCTGAGTGAGCTTTCAGCAGTGTCATGGCGCTGGAGATGAAAATGGAGACTGGGGCTCCCAAGGCAGGCAGGACTTGAGGAGCCAAAATCcgggggagaagggaagagcatAAGGTGAGCCCAACCTTGCGTTCATATTTTCTCCTGGGCAGTCTCATGGAACAGGgtaaacaaaatttgaaattcaGGGTCTCCTAAGAAGGAGAGATCCAGTAAACACGTCAGTTAGGACCCAAGTAGGACTATAAATTAGAAGTAAGGGTCCCCtgtgatgcagggtcggtgagccaaggagtcgaaagaaagatttcttggactctcaagatctggcagtagctctcttttatttagagaatagtgtggaatagcatggggacaggacccatgggcagtcaggctgctgcgtggggacagggcccacgggcaggaggagctgctgctgcccccgctactgcttcaaacatgggtggagagtaaggctaaatttaaggcataggtatgtgagccatctctttacaagacaaaggaaagaacatgtaaaaaagttgaaatggtatcagtgcaggtggggtctggccattgggtggtcccacaacttttagataagaatcaaatcggattaagtaaaggccagaagccaccatcctaaatcagttacatgagattgccagacagtaaccaacttaagttcttgcctttggcattgattaagagtttccagagataaggccatccccccttcctcctggtgtagagggggaggcatggagatttccttcacaaatgcaaatgtctctccaagggcaagcaaactctgctcctcggagcctgcttctcatctgcagttttaaaattaaccaccctaaaataatcctcatcacctGGAAGTAGACCCGCCACAAAAAGACCAGACCCAGCTTCACACTCACTCAGTCCCAGACTGGATTAAGAAGACTCCTACACCATCTGCTTCCGGAAGATAAAAGCAAGGTCGCCCTCGTCACACAAgcctatttacatttaaattgattAACATTCAATTGAAAACTCAGTTCCTCTGTCACACTAAACACATTTCAAGCACTCcagagccacatgtggccagtggctacagGATTAaacagcacagatacagaacgttttcatcatcacagaaaattcCATTGTGTCGTGCTGTTCTAGACTGTTCTAGAATCCGGAAGTGCTGTTTTAGAATCCAGAGGAAAAACATTCTCAGCCACAGCCTCAGAAAACCTGGACAATTTTTCATACAAAATACCTGACAgtcaataaaaaatttacaagCATGCCAGGAGATAGGACGAAATGATAGAACACCAAGCCAAAAACAGAGCATAGACATCACAGGTGATCCAGACGTCGGAGTTTCAGGCGTGGACTTTGTCATCAACATGTTCAAGAAAATACATGCCAAAATAGAGAATTTCACTGTCAAATtggaatacattaaaaaagatcCAGGCAGGATGGAATAACTGCTACCAGACGTACCCTCCTGCTGCAAAAAACTATCAAATTAGACATAATATGTGAGGCAATTCGCTCTGCCTTGCTCCACATACAGTTCATTCTTCCAAATTCCAGCCCTGGTGACCAATACCAGCCTCAAGTCCACCACTGCCCACTTGGCTGTGTGCCCACAGAGGCAATGACTACATAGGGGTAACAGCTTCCCATATCGCTTTCTGTGAGCTCCCATTTTGAGGCTCCCATGTTGGTGCCTGGACATCTTGGCTTTTCACATTTCCCTGTAAGCTCTATCATGTCCACCTGCACCTGTGTTTCAGGTGAACTGCTCAGTGATGCTCTCtcctgtcccccccccccccccccccgccccagaccATCACTTCCCAGCTCCTCTCACATTGTGTAAGGTCTAGATCCCCTAATAAATCCCTTATTCTCATAATTCCTTCAGTGGCTGTTTCCCTAGCCACCCGCTGTGTGATACACCTCTGATAAATTTTAGAGATGATTTTAGACTCTGGG encodes:
- the LOC139073545 gene encoding cytoplasmic tRNA 2-thiolation protein 1-like isoform X3 yields the protein MPAPQCATCHKARAALRRPRSGRALCGACFCAAFEAEVLHTVVAGRLLPSGAVVAVGASGGKDSTVLAHVLQVLAPRLGISLRLVAVDEGIGGYRDAALAAVRRQAARWELPLTVVAYADLFGGWTMDAVARSTAGSGRSRACCTFCGVLRRRALEEGARLVGATHIVTGHNADDMAETVLMNFLRGDAARLARGGGLGSPGEGGALPRCRPLQLASQKEVVLYAHFRRLDYFSEECVYAPEAFRGHARHLLKLLEAARPSAVLDLVHSAERLALAPAARPPAPGACSRCGALASRALCQACALLDGLNRGRPRLAIGKGRRGLDEAGPPRDGEPERAPAPDAVPAF